The proteins below come from a single Mya arenaria isolate MELC-2E11 chromosome 8, ASM2691426v1 genomic window:
- the LOC128243974 gene encoding uncharacterized protein LOC128243974: protein MLTKRRVEIALTFLILFVSLSMGFYLISDYYMDDSWAASLGQVCGKTAKDDSLYLNSHLNHLKIVDYSDNIQCTTQLDAGRQHDARYKIEIKRFDLEYTHNCTGDYLEIYNTNLANISSTVPDGRFCGDKGLLPKTSWIASSQYVVFKFRTDYNVGKNGFRILATRTIPAPCPEDYFHCRAENRCIDHRLNCDGTPHCDDEEDETDCSFWEKIIGAVFALGVSGIVGIVFICIVGCTGIGVGICVCTCCRKRCARICCKTRDNKVGHNLNGTETLTIDDERASQTPNSPTQKSIKTLGPTPSCKSESLPMQDLPPTTNSGNGRAGAKQSLGGGMGGENGSRDSPSIPMVD, encoded by the exons aAGAGTTGAAATTGCTTTAACTTTTTTGATTCTCTTTGTTTCTTTGTCCATGGGATTTTACCTAATTTCGGATT ACTATATGGACGACAGTTGGGCGGCGTCATTAGGGCAGGTGTGTGGGAAGACGGCTAAGGACGATTCACTTTATTTGAACTCGCATCTGAATCATCTCAAGATCGTGGACTATTCTGACAATATCCAGTGCACGACACAACTGGATGCGGGAAGACAACATGACGCGAG GTACAAGATTGAGATCAAACGTTTTGACCTGGAATACACACATAACTGCACGGGCGACTATCTGGAGATCTATAACACCAACCTTGCAAACATCAGTTCAACGGTACCAGATGGAAGGTTTTGTGGGGATAAAGGACTCCTACCGAAAACGAGCTGGATTGCGAGCAGCCAGTACGTTGTTTTCAAGTTCAGGACGGATTACAATGTGGGAAAGAATGGTTTTAGGATTCTGGCAACTAGAACAATTCCTG CACCATGTCCTGAGGACTACTTTCATTGTCGAGCGGAGAATCGATGCATTGACCATCGTCTAAATTGTGATGGTACCCCACACTGTGATGACGAAGAAGACGAAACGGATTGCTCGT TTTGGGAGAAGATCATAGGCGCCGTTTTTGCGCTAGGCGTTTCTGGCATAGTCGGTATTGTTTTTATCTGCATTGTTGGCTGTACGGGAATTGGCGTGGGaatatgtgtatgtacatgctGTCGGAAACGATGCGCGCGCATATGTTGCAAAACACGTGATAACAAGGTGGGACACAACTTGAATGGAACTGAAACTCTGACCATTGATGAC GAAAGGGCGAGCCAAACTCCGAATTCACCGACCCAAAAGTCCATTAAAACGTTGGGACCTACGCCGTCCTGCAAGTCTGAATCCTTGCCCATGCAAGACCTTCCCCCAACAACCAACTCGGGGAATGGACGCGCAGGTGCCAAGCAGAGTCTCGGGGGTGGGATGGGCGGTGAAAATGGGAGCAGGGACAGTCCGTCTATCCCCATGGTTGATTAA